A genomic segment from Bosea sp. OAE506 encodes:
- a CDS encoding methyl-accepting chemotaxis protein: MTAKATWPARYHDWVNRRLCIVPLDEAEAASLRRAQGEQFARILPAILLSNLLSAVLVAITAMLHGWLWFPLFWSGSVVAIGVLGILRITRIRERNRDDCPSAKFNDRILIDSALMAAPWLVMAAVFNPTVVPEMEVLTATLLAGLVCAGTFTMASMPAAALLFAGLILGARVLHIALSPLDHAVENLTFQWIYGSVMLVSLRSMAQLFLDRVRAIGSAQALGVEAQARARVEEARREEVEHQADAFRHEIGAILQPVFQSVDHMNGAAEQLVAISQRSQDKLGGLLTQVGEASDDIASVEACSHQLTDTIALIRTEADRTTQLVRTAAADVAASIAIKEQLTRSVRDIGEVSDLIREIAAQTNLLALNATIEAARAGIAGRGFAVVATEVKGLAERTEAATKEISDRIEEVRTATERSLAAVMNISVSTEAIVGATGGIVLAVDQQAEAIRTMVDLLGRAVRETQRAASAIDLVAADAALTMDNGRQVSEAAAGVDGSARRLDDSVSRFSRQVVGG; the protein is encoded by the coding sequence ATGACAGCGAAAGCGACATGGCCGGCACGCTACCATGACTGGGTCAATCGCCGGCTGTGCATCGTCCCGCTGGACGAGGCCGAGGCGGCGTCGCTTCGCCGTGCGCAGGGGGAGCAGTTCGCCCGCATCCTGCCGGCGATCCTGCTTTCCAACCTGCTTTCGGCGGTGCTCGTCGCCATCACGGCCATGCTCCATGGCTGGCTCTGGTTTCCGTTGTTCTGGAGCGGCTCCGTCGTCGCCATCGGCGTGCTCGGCATTCTGCGGATCACACGGATCCGCGAGCGGAATCGCGATGACTGTCCGTCCGCCAAGTTCAACGACCGCATCCTGATCGACTCCGCCCTGATGGCCGCGCCCTGGCTGGTGATGGCCGCGGTGTTCAACCCGACCGTCGTTCCCGAGATGGAGGTGCTGACGGCGACGCTGCTGGCGGGGCTCGTCTGCGCCGGCACCTTCACCATGGCCAGCATGCCCGCGGCGGCGCTGCTCTTCGCCGGGCTGATCCTCGGGGCGCGCGTTCTCCACATCGCCCTGTCGCCGCTCGACCATGCCGTCGAGAACCTGACCTTCCAGTGGATCTACGGTTCGGTGATGCTGGTCTCGCTGCGCAGCATGGCGCAGCTCTTCCTGGACAGGGTGCGCGCCATCGGCAGCGCCCAGGCGCTGGGCGTCGAGGCGCAGGCGCGGGCGCGGGTCGAGGAGGCGCGGCGCGAGGAGGTGGAGCATCAGGCCGATGCGTTCCGCCACGAGATCGGCGCGATCCTCCAGCCGGTCTTCCAGTCGGTCGACCATATGAACGGGGCGGCCGAGCAGCTGGTGGCGATCTCGCAGCGCTCGCAGGACAAGCTCGGCGGGCTGCTGACGCAGGTTGGCGAGGCCAGCGACGACATCGCCTCCGTCGAAGCCTGCTCGCATCAGCTGACCGACACCATCGCGCTGATCCGCACCGAAGCGGACCGGACGACGCAGCTCGTGCGGACGGCGGCGGCGGATGTGGCGGCGTCGATCGCGATCAAGGAGCAGCTGACCCGCTCCGTGCGGGATATCGGCGAAGTCTCGGACCTGATCCGTGAGATCGCCGCCCAAACCAATCTGCTCGCGCTGAACGCCACCATCGAGGCGGCCCGCGCCGGCATCGCCGGACGCGGCTTCGCCGTGGTCGCGACCGAGGTGAAGGGGCTGGCCGAGCGCACCGAGGCGGCGACGAAGGAGATCTCGGACCGGATCGAGGAGGTGAGGACGGCGACCGAGCGCTCGCTCGCCGCCGTGATGAACATCAGCGTCTCCACGGAGGCGATCGTCGGCGCGACCGGCGGGATCGTGCTCGCGGTCGATCAGCAGGCCGAGGCGATCCGTACCATGGTCGATCTGCTGGGGCGGGCGGTCCGGGAAACGCAGCGCGCCGCGAGCGCGATCGATCTGGTCGCGGCCGATGCGGCGCTGACCATGGACAATGGCCGTCAGGTCTCCGAGGCGGCGGCCGGAGTCGATGGCTCCGCGCGGCGCCTGGACGATTCCGTGTCGCGCTTCTCGCGCCAGGTCGTCGGCGGCTGA
- a CDS encoding SMP-30/gluconolactonase/LRE family protein codes for MVETSRRQWLAGGLAAAGSALAGPALGQAFPFKPNQRYPDPSVEILDPSFGKYRIYSSTIEQVASGMRWAEGPVYFPEGRYVLVSDIPNNRIMKYDEVKNSFTVFRENANFANGNARDRQGRLVTCEHSITRRVTRTEKNGKITVLADRFEGKRLNAPNDVVVKSDDTIWFTDPLFGINGEWEGSRAKSEQATTNVYRIGTDGKLIAVVTDLLNPNGLAFSPDEKKLYVVEWRGTPNRSIWSFDIDAQGKASNKTKVVDAADFGALDGFRVDRDGNLWCGYGSNGALNAEPVETGGRKVFGLRGKPEDLDGVMVFSPAGKPLAFIRLPERCANLCFGGPKGNRLYMASSHSLYALYVEAHGAV; via the coding sequence ATGGTTGAAACGTCGCGTCGTCAATGGCTCGCGGGCGGCCTCGCCGCTGCCGGTTCCGCGCTGGCGGGGCCGGCGCTCGGACAGGCCTTTCCGTTCAAGCCGAACCAGCGTTATCCCGATCCGTCGGTCGAGATCCTCGATCCGAGCTTCGGCAAGTACCGGATCTATTCGAGCACGATCGAGCAGGTCGCCAGCGGCATGCGCTGGGCCGAGGGGCCGGTGTATTTCCCGGAAGGGCGCTATGTCCTGGTCAGCGACATCCCCAACAACCGGATCATGAAGTATGACGAGGTGAAGAACAGCTTCACCGTCTTCCGCGAGAACGCCAATTTCGCCAACGGCAATGCGCGCGACCGTCAGGGGCGGCTCGTCACCTGCGAACACTCGATCACGCGCCGCGTCACCCGCACCGAGAAGAACGGCAAGATCACCGTCCTGGCCGACCGCTTCGAGGGCAAGCGCCTGAACGCGCCCAACGATGTCGTCGTGAAGTCCGACGACACGATCTGGTTCACCGATCCGCTCTTCGGCATCAACGGGGAGTGGGAGGGCTCGCGCGCCAAGTCCGAGCAGGCGACGACCAACGTCTACCGCATCGGCACGGACGGGAAGCTGATTGCGGTCGTGACCGACCTGCTCAACCCCAATGGGCTCGCCTTCTCGCCCGACGAGAAGAAGCTCTATGTCGTGGAATGGCGGGGCACGCCGAACCGCAGCATCTGGAGCTTCGACATCGACGCACAGGGCAAGGCCTCGAACAAGACGAAGGTCGTCGACGCCGCCGATTTCGGCGCGCTCGACGGGTTCAGGGTCGATCGCGACGGCAATCTCTGGTGCGGCTATGGCAGCAACGGCGCCCTCAATGCCGAGCCAGTCGAGACGGGTGGACGCAAGGTCTTCGGCCTGCGCGGCAAGCCAGAGGATCTCGACGGGGTCATGGTGTTCAGCCCGGCCGGAAAGCCGCTGGCCTTCATTCGACTGCCGGAGCGTTGCGCCAATCTCTGCTTCGGCGGCCCCAAGGGCAATCGCCTCTACATGGCGAGCAGCCATTCGCTCTACGCCCTCTATGTCGAGGCGCATGGCGCGGTCTGA
- a CDS encoding NAD-dependent epimerase, with protein MTTVSPRRVLLTGAAGFVGFHVTQALLARGVEVLGIDNLTPYYDPALKQARLDRLLPREGFSFQPLDIADYDGMLAAFAAFRPEAVIHLAAQAGVRYSLDNPRAYAHSNLDGFLSVLEACRRHPVAHLVYASSSSVYGANAKVPFSEHDGADHPVSLYAATKRANELMAHSYAQLYGIPATGLRFFTVYGPWGRPDMAYFKFTKAILEGRPIEVYAEAEMSRDFTYVDDISEAIVRLAALPPKPGDAGAAHDPATAAAPWRIYNIGNHTPVRLDRFIAVIEAACGKAAIKRHLPMQPGDVRATYADVSDLMARVDFRPDTPIETGIARFVAWYRDFYGVRES; from the coding sequence ATGACCACGGTTTCACCCCGGCGCGTCCTGTTGACCGGCGCGGCTGGCTTCGTCGGCTTCCATGTCACGCAGGCCCTGCTCGCCCGCGGCGTCGAGGTCCTCGGCATCGACAATCTGACGCCCTACTACGACCCCGCTCTCAAGCAGGCGCGGCTCGACCGCCTGCTGCCGCGCGAGGGCTTTTCGTTCCAGCCGCTCGACATCGCCGACTATGACGGGATGCTCGCGGCTTTCGCCGCCTTCCGCCCCGAGGCGGTGATCCATCTCGCGGCCCAGGCCGGCGTGCGCTACTCGCTCGACAATCCCCGCGCCTATGCCCACTCCAATCTCGACGGGTTCCTCTCGGTGCTCGAGGCCTGCCGGCGCCACCCGGTCGCGCATCTCGTCTATGCCTCGTCGAGCTCCGTCTATGGCGCCAATGCCAAGGTGCCCTTCAGCGAGCATGACGGCGCCGACCATCCGGTCTCGCTCTACGCCGCGACCAAGCGCGCCAACGAGCTGATGGCGCACAGCTATGCCCAGCTCTATGGAATTCCCGCCACGGGCCTGCGCTTCTTCACCGTCTACGGCCCCTGGGGCCGACCGGACATGGCCTATTTCAAGTTCACCAAGGCGATCCTCGAAGGCCGGCCGATCGAGGTTTATGCCGAGGCCGAGATGAGCCGCGACTTCACCTATGTCGACGACATCAGCGAGGCGATCGTCCGCCTGGCCGCGCTGCCGCCGAAACCCGGCGACGCGGGTGCTGCTCATGACCCCGCCACGGCTGCAGCGCCCTGGCGCATCTACAACATCGGCAACCACACGCCCGTCCGGCTCGACCGCTTCATCGCGGTGATCGAGGCCGCCTGCGGCAAGGCCGCGATCAAGCGGCATCTGCCGATGCAGCCCGGCGATGTGCGGGCGACCTATGCCGATGTCTCGGACCTGATGGCGCGGGTCGATTTCCGTCCCGACACGCCGATCGAGACCGGCATCGCCCGCTTCGTCGCCTGGTATCGCGACTTCTACGGCGTCCGCGAAAGCTGA
- the ccoS gene encoding cbb3-type cytochrome oxidase assembly protein CcoS: MNILVILFPLALGLGLAGLAAFFWCMRNGQYADLEGSGWRVLQDDDLGLDPVEDLLDEDAPTARGGTRKPA, encoded by the coding sequence ATGAACATCCTCGTCATCCTGTTCCCACTGGCGCTCGGGCTGGGCCTCGCCGGGCTCGCCGCCTTCTTCTGGTGCATGCGCAACGGCCAGTATGCCGATCTCGAGGGCTCGGGCTGGCGCGTGCTCCAGGACGACGATCTCGGCCTGGACCCCGTCGAGGATCTGCTGGACGAGGACGCGCCGACGGCGCGCGGCGGCACGCGCAAGCCCGCCTGA